A window of Campylobacter ureolyticus contains these coding sequences:
- a CDS encoding type IV pilus twitching motility protein PilT, which produces MSDNPYIKFLNKYLEALVDHGGSDLHLKATSLIRGRINGKIVNFGDRILTKEEAEELAKALVGKRYNELDDKKSLDFTYILNDDYRFRVNLFLQISGISAVFRTIPRHIPKMEELLLPPVLKKIADETLMGLVLVTGPTGSGKTTTIASMINHINHTRQNHIVTIEDPVEFVFDDAKCVINQRAIGQDCNTFADSLRAALREDPDIIFVGEMRDLETIETALHAAETGHLVLSTLHTLDAKESINRVISMFEGEEQNRIRIAFASVLQAVISQRLVATTDNKRRAAVEVLRRSVRIRDMILEDRVGEVTDAIKEGRNIYGTQTFDQHLLDLFKDGIITREEALDKSSNRADLEINIKNIELERKSKAGEADEADEIKLKDIR; this is translated from the coding sequence ATGAGCGATAATCCATATATTAAATTTCTTAATAAATACCTCGAAGCTCTTGTAGACCACGGTGGAAGTGACCTTCACTTAAAGGCAACCTCTTTAATAAGAGGAAGAATTAACGGAAAAATTGTAAATTTTGGTGATAGAATTTTAACAAAAGAAGAAGCAGAAGAACTTGCAAAAGCCTTAGTTGGTAAAAGATATAATGAGCTTGATGATAAAAAAAGCTTAGATTTTACATATATTTTAAATGATGATTATAGATTTCGTGTAAATTTATTTTTACAAATTAGTGGCATAAGTGCTGTTTTTAGAACGATTCCAAGACATATTCCAAAAATGGAAGAGCTTCTTTTACCACCTGTTTTAAAAAAAATAGCTGATGAGACACTAATGGGACTTGTTTTAGTAACTGGTCCAACAGGAAGTGGTAAAACAACTACAATTGCAAGTATGATAAATCATATAAATCATACAAGGCAAAACCACATAGTAACTATTGAAGATCCAGTTGAGTTTGTTTTTGATGATGCAAAGTGTGTTATAAATCAAAGAGCTATTGGGCAAGACTGCAATACTTTTGCCGATTCATTAAGGGCTGCATTAAGAGAAGACCCCGATATTATATTTGTTGGCGAGATGAGAGACTTAGAAACAATTGAAACTGCACTTCACGCAGCTGAAACTGGACACCTTGTTTTATCAACACTTCACACACTTGATGCAAAAGAGAGCATTAATAGGGTTATTTCCATGTTTGAGGGTGAAGAACAAAATAGAATAAGAATAGCTTTTGCTTCTGTTTTGCAAGCTGTTATTTCTCAAAGATTAGTTGCTACAACAGATAATAAAAGAAGAGCGGCGGTTGAGGTTTTAAGAAGAAGTGTTAGAATTAGGGATATGATTTTAGAAGATAGAGTAGGCGAAGTAACAGATGCAATAAAAGAGGGAAGAAATATCTACGGAACCCAAACATTTGATCAACACTTGCTTGATCTGTTTAAAGATGGAATTATCACAAGAGAAGAAGCACTTGATAAAAGCTCAAATAGGGCTGACTTAGAAATCAACATTAAAAATATTGAGCTTGAAAGAAAAAGTAAAGCTGGCGAAGCAGATGAGGCTGATGAGATAAAACTTAAAGATATAAGATAA
- the hisC gene encoding histidinol-phosphate transaminase yields MIFNAHLSEIKSYEPGKPIELIIREYGIKQNDIIKLASNENPQGTSKLVQRAIKQNAKFANLYPDDSMFELKEALSKKYNVTSNNIIIGSGSDQVIEFLIHAKANQNSAILTAKTTFSMYEIYAKHVGAKVYKTPSDTHNLDEFLEVFKKHQNEISIIFLCVPNNPLGECLDADEIYKFIEKIDKNTLIVIDGAYNEFAKFKDIKKFIDPKKISEYENVIYLGTFSKLYGLGGMRVGYGVANENIISNLSKLRAPFNITTLSLKAATTVLEDESYIKKTLKNNFKEMKRYEKFAKKHNIKFIPSYTNFITFFVKNSSEICDSLLKKGIILRNLKSYELDAIRITIGLRAQNKRVLKELEGLL; encoded by the coding sequence ATGATATTTAATGCACATTTAAGCGAGATTAAAAGCTATGAGCCAGGAAAACCAATCGAGCTAATAATTAGAGAATATGGCATAAAACAAAACGACATTATAAAACTTGCTAGCAATGAAAACCCGCAAGGAACTTCAAAATTAGTTCAAAGAGCAATAAAACAAAACGCAAAATTTGCAAATTTATATCCTGATGATTCTATGTTTGAACTAAAAGAGGCTTTATCAAAAAAATATAATGTCACTTCAAATAATATAATCATTGGCTCAGGAAGCGATCAAGTAATAGAGTTTTTAATACATGCAAAAGCTAATCAAAACTCAGCAATCCTAACAGCCAAAACAACATTTTCAATGTATGAAATTTATGCAAAACATGTTGGCGCAAAAGTTTATAAAACACCTTCAGATACACATAATTTAGATGAATTCTTAGAAGTCTTTAAAAAGCATCAAAATGAAATTTCAATTATATTTTTATGCGTTCCAAATAACCCGCTTGGTGAGTGTTTAGATGCAGATGAGATTTATAAATTTATTGAAAAAATTGATAAAAATACTCTTATTGTGATTGATGGGGCGTATAATGAATTTGCCAAATTTAAAGATATTAAAAAATTTATAGATCCTAAAAAAATATCCGAATATGAAAATGTTATTTATCTAGGAACTTTTTCAAAGCTTTATGGTCTTGGTGGGATGAGAGTAGGATATGGCGTTGCAAATGAAAATATCATAAGCAATCTTTCTAAGTTAAGAGCTCCTTTTAATATAACAACTCTTAGTTTAAAAGCTGCTACTACTGTTTTAGAAGATGAAAGCTATATTAAAAAAACTTTAAAAAACAATTTTAAAGAGATGAAGAGATATGAAAAATTTGCAAAAAAACATAATATTAAATTTATTCCAAGTTACACAAATTTTATAACCTTTTTTGTTAAAAACAGTAGTGAAATTTGTGATAGCTTACTAAAAAAAGGAATAATTCTAAGAAATTTAAAGAGCTATGAATTAGACGCTATTCGTATAACAATAGGGCTTAGAGCTCAAAATAAAAGAGTTTTAAAAGAACTTGAAGGACTACTTTAA
- the pth gene encoding aminoacyl-tRNA hydrolase has translation MILVVGLGNPGKNYDLTRHNIGFMVIDKLKDSSFSLESSTKFQGELYKKGSLLLLKPLTFMNLSGNSVKAVNDFYKPEKIIVIHDDLDLKFGAIKFKKGGSSGGHNGIKSIDNLIGNEYERVRIGIGNDKKNVINHVLSKFNDDEAKNLDEILNYAKIATLELVKNDLTSVRNKFTTKEIIK, from the coding sequence ATGATTCTTGTAGTTGGTCTTGGAAATCCTGGCAAAAACTATGATCTAACAAGACACAATATCGGATTTATGGTAATTGACAAGCTAAAAGATAGTTCTTTTAGCTTGGAAAGTTCTACTAAATTTCAAGGAGAGCTTTATAAAAAAGGCTCTCTTTTACTTCTTAAACCACTTACTTTCATGAACCTAAGCGGAAATAGCGTAAAGGCTGTAAATGACTTCTATAAGCCTGAAAAAATTATAGTAATTCATGATGATTTAGATCTTAAATTTGGTGCTATAAAGTTCAAAAAAGGTGGAAGTAGTGGTGGGCATAATGGCATAAAGTCAATTGATAATTTAATTGGCAATGAGTATGAAAGAGTAAGAATTGGCATAGGAAATGATAAAAAAAATGTAATTAATCATGTTTTATCTAAATTTAATGATGATGAGGCAAAAAATTTGGATGAAATTTTAAACTATGCTAAAATTGCAACTTTGGAGCTTGTAAAAAACGACCTTACAAGCGTTAGAAATAAATTTACAACAAAAGAAATTATAAAGTGA
- a CDS encoding transaldolase: protein MYDGNFSLWCDFVERDFISGEFKELLKNGAINGATSNPSIFKNAILSSPAYKEQISKYLHKKPKEIYEILATSDIRLAAEAMLKNYVEKNDGFISLEVDPTLSCSAKETYKEGKRLYASIGMPNVMIKVPATDEGFEAMSDLLSKGINVNATLIFSPNQTKKCLEAFKNGTKKFKKRFPGATLPKAVISIFVSRFDRLMDEKFATLNIPTAKLGIYNATKCYYEVQNFGLSNVRALFASTGVKGDNLKPSYYVDELMFENSVNTAPLNTIKEFLKGEKKVIKPASDEVINEFFDLLKQKEINIKEIYKELLEDGLKQFEVAFDEILNNLKGE, encoded by the coding sequence ATGTATGATGGTAATTTTTCACTTTGGTGCGATTTTGTAGAAAGAGATTTTATAAGCGGTGAGTTTAAAGAACTCTTAAAAAATGGGGCAATAAATGGTGCGACTTCAAACCCTAGTATTTTTAAAAATGCGATTTTAAGCTCACCTGCATATAAAGAGCAAATTTCAAAATATTTACATAAAAAACCAAAAGAAATTTATGAAATTTTAGCAACTTCAGATATTCGTTTAGCTGCTGAGGCGATGCTTAAAAACTATGTAGAAAAAAACGATGGATTTATAAGCTTAGAAGTTGATCCGACTCTAAGTTGTAGTGCAAAAGAGACATATAAAGAGGGAAAAAGACTTTATGCAAGCATTGGTATGCCAAATGTTATGATAAAAGTTCCAGCAACAGATGAGGGATTTGAAGCTATGAGTGATCTTTTATCAAAAGGTATAAATGTAAATGCAACACTTATTTTTTCTCCAAATCAAACTAAAAAATGCCTTGAAGCTTTTAAAAATGGAACTAAAAAATTTAAAAAAAGATTTCCAGGAGCAACTTTACCAAAAGCTGTTATCAGCATATTTGTAAGTAGATTTGATAGATTAATGGATGAAAAATTTGCCACTTTAAATATCCCAACTGCAAAACTTGGAATTTATAATGCAACAAAATGTTATTATGAGGTGCAAAATTTTGGATTATCAAATGTAAGAGCTTTGTTTGCAAGTACTGGAGTTAAAGGTGATAACTTAAAACCATCTTACTATGTTGATGAGCTTATGTTTGAAAACTCAGTAAACACAGCTCCGCTTAATACAATAAAAGAGTTTTTAAAAGGCGAGAAAAAAGTTATAAAACCAGCTAGTGATGAAGTTATAAATGAGTTTTTTGATCTTTTAAAGCAAAAAGAGATAAATATAAAAGAAATTTATAAAGAGCTTTTAGAAGATGGACTAAAACAGTTTGAAGTTGCATTTGATGAAATTCTAAACAATTTAAAAGGAGAGTAA
- the dxs gene encoding 1-deoxy-D-xylulose-5-phosphate synthase — translation MDIKNKSLDELKLLCEDIRKRILDVVSHNGGHLSSNIGAVELIVAMHYVFDAKKDPFIFDVSHQSYTHKLLTKRWDEFSTIRQFGGLSGYTKPSESEFDYFIAGHSSTSISLLVGAAKAIKLKNEDRLPVALIGDGAMSAGMVYEALNELGDRKYPCVIILNDNEMSISKPIGALSKYLSQKMAEPLYMNFRNFIKDFVSKNLPESASYLAKRFEESLKLITPGLLFEELGLKYIGPVDGHNLEALIKTLKTAKKLNKPVVVHAQTLKGKGYNYAEGFDAKWHGVSPFDLKSGKSFKKTGKKSATAIYSLNLLNLAKKYDNIVGVTAAMPTGTGMDALIDAFPERFWDVAIAEQHAVTSMAAMAKEGFKPYITIYSTFMQRAYDQVIHDCAIMNLNVVIAMDRAGIVGEDGETHQGAFDISFLNAVPNITMISPRDEASFKEILDYSYKHKGVLAIRYPRGSFILDNEFKPCEIKLGKGEILIDKKANISFLGYGNAVGKAYKVLESLDDDINLINLIFAKPIDEELLLDLANYSKVWYIFSDSVKKGGLLEIISAFLQEKEIFDVRVKSFEYDDVFITHGNTNLVEDSLGISIDKIKNFIQKDKILHNKPNLKNF, via the coding sequence TTGGATATTAAAAACAAAAGCTTAGATGAATTAAAACTTCTTTGCGAAGATATAAGAAAAAGAATTTTAGATGTTGTTAGTCACAATGGCGGGCATCTTAGTTCAAATATTGGAGCAGTAGAGCTAATTGTTGCAATGCATTATGTCTTTGACGCTAAAAAAGATCCCTTTATTTTCGATGTAAGTCACCAAAGCTACACTCACAAACTTTTAACCAAGCGTTGGGATGAATTTTCTACTATTAGGCAGTTTGGAGGGCTTAGTGGATATACAAAACCTAGCGAAAGTGAGTTTGATTATTTTATAGCAGGACATAGCTCAACTTCAATTTCTCTTTTAGTAGGAGCTGCAAAAGCTATAAAGCTTAAAAATGAAGATAGGCTTCCAGTAGCGCTTATTGGCGATGGAGCAATGAGTGCAGGTATGGTTTATGAAGCTTTAAATGAGTTAGGTGATAGAAAATATCCTTGCGTTATAATTTTAAATGATAATGAAATGAGCATAAGTAAACCGATAGGTGCACTAAGCAAGTATTTAAGCCAAAAAATGGCTGAGCCATTATATATGAATTTTAGAAACTTTATAAAAGATTTTGTATCTAAAAACCTACCAGAGAGTGCTTCATATTTAGCAAAAAGATTTGAAGAGAGTTTAAAATTAATTACTCCTGGTCTTTTGTTTGAAGAGCTTGGACTTAAATATATAGGTCCAGTTGATGGACATAATTTAGAGGCTTTAATAAAAACACTTAAAACAGCTAAAAAGCTAAATAAGCCAGTTGTTGTTCATGCTCAGACACTAAAAGGAAAAGGCTATAATTATGCCGAAGGATTTGATGCAAAATGGCATGGTGTTAGCCCATTTGATTTAAAAAGTGGAAAAAGCTTTAAAAAAACAGGCAAAAAATCAGCCACAGCTATTTACTCTTTAAATTTATTAAATTTAGCTAAAAAGTATGATAATATTGTAGGTGTTACTGCTGCTATGCCAACTGGAACAGGTATGGATGCATTAATTGATGCTTTTCCAGAGCGCTTTTGGGATGTGGCAATTGCCGAACAACATGCAGTAACTTCAATGGCTGCAATGGCAAAAGAGGGCTTTAAGCCTTATATTACGATTTATTCTACATTTATGCAAAGAGCCTATGATCAAGTAATACATGATTGTGCGATTATGAACTTAAATGTTGTAATTGCCATGGATAGAGCAGGGATTGTGGGTGAAGATGGAGAAACTCATCAAGGAGCTTTTGATATAAGTTTTTTAAACGCGGTTCCAAACATCACTATGATTTCTCCACGCGATGAAGCAAGTTTTAAAGAAATTTTAGATTATTCCTATAAGCATAAAGGCGTTTTAGCAATTCGCTATCCAAGAGGAAGCTTTATTTTAGATAATGAGTTTAAACCCTGTGAAATAAAGCTAGGAAAAGGTGAAATTTTAATAGATAAAAAGGCAAATATAAGCTTTTTAGGTTATGGAAATGCTGTTGGAAAAGCTTACAAGGTTTTAGAAAGTCTTGATGATGATATAAATTTAATAAATTTAATTTTTGCAAAACCTATCGATGAAGAACTTCTTTTGGATTTGGCAAATTATAGTAAAGTTTGGTATATTTTTAGCGATAGTGTAAAAAAAGGTGGATTACTAGAGATCATTTCAGCTTTTTTACAAGAAAAAGAAATTTTTGATGTAAGAGTAAAAAGTTTTGAATACGATGATGTTTTCATAACTCATGGAAATACAAATTTGGTTGAAGATAGCCTTGGCATAAGTATTGATAAGATAAAAAATTTTATACAAAAAGATAAAATTTTACATAATAAACCTAATTTAAAGAACTTTTGA
- a CDS encoding 50S ribosomal protein L25/general stress protein Ctc — protein sequence MLEGIIRESIGKKAAKALKRDGYLIANIYAKGIDNIYAAFKTNDFMKYVRDKENLAFEIKVDGKTYKVIVEEYQKDPVLNTLTHVDLRVVLDDVVSKYYIPVKVSGTPIGLKNKGILVQLKRRLRVHCKGKDLPNSFNIDVTSLDTGDSMLVRDIKAPENVTILDGNDVAVAGVFSA from the coding sequence ATGTTAGAAGGTATTATTAGAGAGAGTATCGGTAAAAAAGCTGCAAAAGCTTTAAAAAGAGATGGTTATCTAATCGCAAATATCTATGCAAAAGGTATAGATAATATCTATGCTGCGTTTAAAACAAACGATTTTATGAAGTATGTAAGAGATAAAGAAAATCTTGCATTTGAAATAAAAGTAGATGGTAAAACATATAAAGTAATCGTTGAAGAGTATCAAAAAGATCCTGTTTTAAACACATTAACTCATGTTGATTTAAGAGTTGTATTAGATGATGTGGTTTCAAAATACTATATTCCAGTAAAAGTTAGTGGAACTCCAATAGGTTTAAAAAATAAAGGTATTTTAGTTCAGCTAAAAAGAAGATTAAGAGTTCATTGCAAAGGAAAAGATCTTCCAAATAGCTTTAATATAGATGTAACTTCACTTGATACAGGTGATTCTATGCTTGTAAGAGATATAAAGGCTCCTGAAAATGTAACTATTTTAGATGGAAATGATGTTGCTGTAGCTGGAGTTTTCTCAGCGTAA
- the pheA gene encoding prephenate dehydratase, whose amino-acid sequence MQNIDDLRTCIDKVDDEIVRLLNERMGYVKKIGELKNAARSHIYRPEREKAIISRVESISKLDKKSIEAVFFEIFSISRNLEKPQSVAFLGPFGTYSHQAAKSRFGAISNYIALSDIEAVFKALKNKEAKYGVVPIENNTEGGVGVTFDCLGVYKDIKVVAELYLDIHHSFASRYESLSEIKKIYSHPQGYNQCLKFLEEHGLNEVQFIPTKSTALAAQMVMSEPNSAAICSKIAANLYNVPIMFEKIEDNLSNKTRFFILSDFKNERTSKDKTSIMVKTDHSPGALVDFLSMFRNEGINLTKLESRPIKKKDFNVNFYIDFEGHIDDERVKKVLNLAKEKGNEIMWLGSYMNEEIK is encoded by the coding sequence ATGCAAAATATCGATGATTTAAGAACCTGTATTGATAAGGTTGATGATGAGATAGTAAGGCTTTTAAATGAGAGAATGGGTTATGTTAAAAAAATAGGCGAACTTAAAAATGCAGCAAGAAGCCATATTTATAGGCCTGAAAGAGAAAAAGCCATTATTTCAAGAGTTGAGAGTATTAGCAAGCTTGATAAAAAATCAATCGAAGCTGTTTTCTTTGAAATTTTTTCTATTTCTAGAAATTTGGAAAAACCTCAAAGTGTGGCATTTTTAGGACCATTTGGAACCTACTCTCATCAAGCTGCAAAAAGTAGGTTTGGAGCTATTAGTAATTATATTGCACTTTCAGATATCGAAGCTGTTTTTAAAGCTTTAAAAAATAAAGAGGCAAAATATGGTGTCGTGCCTATTGAAAATAACACAGAAGGCGGAGTTGGAGTTACATTTGACTGCCTTGGCGTTTATAAAGATATAAAAGTTGTTGCCGAGCTTTATCTTGATATTCATCACTCATTTGCTAGTAGATATGAGAGTCTTTCAGAGATTAAAAAAATTTATTCTCATCCACAAGGCTATAATCAATGTTTAAAATTTTTAGAAGAACATGGTCTTAATGAGGTCCAGTTTATACCTACAAAATCAACTGCTTTAGCTGCACAAATGGTTATGTCCGAGCCAAATTCAGCGGCAATTTGCTCTAAAATAGCTGCAAATTTATACAATGTTCCTATTATGTTTGAAAAAATAGAAGATAATCTTTCAAATAAAACGCGCTTTTTTATATTAAGTGATTTTAAAAATGAAAGAACAAGCAAAGATAAAACTTCCATTATGGTTAAGACTGATCACAGTCCAGGAGCTTTGGTTGATTTTTTATCAATGTTTAGAAATGAGGGAATTAATCTAACAAAGCTTGAAAGCAGGCCAATTAAGAAAAAAGATTTTAATGTAAATTTCTATATTGATTTTGAAGGACATATTGATGATGAAAGAGTTAAAAAAGTTTTAAATCTAGCAAAAGAAAAAGGAAATGAAATTATGTGGCTTGGAAGCTATATGAATGAGGAGATAAAATGA
- the serB gene encoding phosphoserine phosphatase SerB yields MIKLCVFDFDNTLMDGETISFLARAVNKEKEVEEITKKAMAGELDFFESLKQRVSFLKGVSLDEIIKTVEKLPFIKGAKEIISYLKQKGITVVVFSGGYHVATDLAKIKLGFDASFANYLHEKNGILTGEVGGEMMFGYSKGKVLKELMDLMNLKKDEVMCVGDGANDISMFNEAGMGIAFCANEVLKKHATHCIDEKDLERIKKYV; encoded by the coding sequence ATGATAAAACTTTGTGTGTTTGACTTTGATAATACGCTGATGGACGGAGAGACTATCAGTTTTTTAGCAAGGGCTGTAAATAAAGAAAAAGAGGTTGAAGAAATCACTAAAAAAGCAATGGCTGGTGAGCTAGACTTTTTTGAGAGCTTAAAACAAAGAGTTAGTTTTTTAAAAGGCGTAAGCTTAGATGAGATTATAAAAACAGTGGAAAAACTACCTTTTATAAAAGGCGCAAAAGAGATAATTTCATATTTAAAACAAAAAGGCATTACTGTTGTTGTTTTTAGTGGTGGATATCATGTTGCTACTGATTTAGCAAAAATAAAGCTTGGGTTTGATGCAAGTTTTGCAAACTACTTGCATGAAAAAAATGGTATTTTAACCGGTGAAGTTGGTGGAGAGATGATGTTTGGATACTCAAAAGGTAAGGTTTTAAAAGAGCTTATGGATTTAATGAATCTAAAAAAAGATGAAGTTATGTGTGTGGGTGATGGAGCAAATGATATTTCTATGTTTAATGAAGCTGGTATGGGAATAGCTTTTTGCGCAAATGAAGTTCTAAAAAAACATGCAACACATTGTATTGATGAAAAAGACTTAGAAAGGATAAAAAAATATGTATGA
- a CDS encoding LptF/LptG family permease produces the protein MKIYLKYVSLVYIKYFFILFVALECFYVGIDILLNLKDLPSSANLILLYVGFTAMSGVGYILPLSLIFALILEFFNMIRNNELISFYALGLSKFSLLKGPFFISLIITLFFIYLNTTSFVYSNGYRDNLENLSMVGKVSSGVFLKYEDTYLYIKEFNALAKAAKDINIIKVKDSKVQNLSHAKSAIYDNEKWTFFDDEGVILPLDLTIGKDGFTRFKRSKFQSLYGFDPSSIEKVYDNSNVYSIKDALKAIKSFKNQGVNISSIKSALYSLVFSPFFASIMLVILFYHFPVTNRFHNLAILSFIFFIVTLLIWGTIFVLTRFCITGVIVPEIGIILPIILLGLYAISLVFRNI, from the coding sequence GTGAAAATATATTTAAAATATGTAAGCCTTGTTTATATAAAATACTTTTTCATACTTTTTGTGGCACTTGAATGCTTTTATGTTGGCATTGATATACTTTTAAACTTAAAAGATTTGCCATCAAGTGCAAACTTAATACTTCTTTATGTTGGATTTACTGCTATGAGTGGTGTTGGATATATTTTGCCACTTAGTTTAATTTTTGCTTTGATACTTGAGTTTTTTAATATGATAAGAAACAATGAGTTAATAAGCTTTTATGCCTTAGGGTTGTCTAAATTTAGCCTTTTAAAAGGCCCTTTTTTTATTTCACTTATAATAACTTTATTTTTTATATATTTAAATACAACATCATTTGTTTATTCAAATGGATATAGAGACAATCTTGAAAATTTAAGTATGGTTGGCAAAGTAAGTAGTGGTGTTTTTTTAAAATATGAAGACACTTATCTTTACATAAAAGAATTTAATGCCCTTGCTAAAGCTGCAAAAGATATAAATATAATTAAGGTAAAAGACTCTAAAGTGCAAAATTTATCTCATGCAAAAAGTGCAATTTATGATAATGAAAAATGGACTTTTTTTGATGATGAGGGAGTTATTTTACCGCTTGATTTAACAATAGGCAAAGATGGTTTTACTAGATTTAAAAGATCAAAATTTCAAAGCCTTTATGGCTTTGATCCATCAAGTATAGAAAAAGTTTATGATAACTCAAATGTTTATTCTATAAAAGATGCATTAAAAGCAATTAAAAGCTTTAAAAACCAAGGTGTAAATATAAGTTCTATCAAATCAGCCCTTTATAGCCTTGTTTTTTCACCATTTTTTGCCTCTATTATGCTTGTAATTTTATTTTATCACTTCCCAGTAACTAATAGATTTCACAATCTTGCCATTTTAAGCTTTATATTTTTTATAGTAACGCTTTTAATTTGGGGCACTATATTCGTACTCACAAGATTTTGCATAACAGGCGTTATAGTGCCTGAAATTGGCATAATATTGCCGATTATTTTACTTGGACTATATGCTATTTCTTTGGTGTTTAGAAACATTTAA
- the lysA gene encoding diaminopimelate decarboxylase, producing the protein MIDIKNYENLAKTYKTPLYIYDFDKIKNNYLDLKEAFRARKSLICYAVKANSNLSILKLLADLGSGFDCVSFNEVKKALIAGASRYKIIFSGVGKTDDEIENALKEDILMLNIESFEELLNVEKIAKSLNLKARISVRVNPNINPKTHPYISTGLKENKFGVSINEARKIYIYAKKSEFLESIGIHFHIGSQLSDATPILESAKLVSNLMRELKALEIDIKFFDIGGGIGIKYTDEKTINLYEYAQGVLKALDGQDCTIVCEPGRSIVANAGEMLVKVLYKKENDGKNFLIVDGAMNDLLRPSLYNAFHNIVSLKDSQDLVNFDIVGPICESGDFLGKDRYLPNLDKGDLLVVKDVGAYGFSMSSNYNSRLKPAEVALINGEAKLIRKRQSFEDLIKDERV; encoded by the coding sequence GTGATTGATATAAAAAATTACGAAAATTTAGCCAAAACTTATAAAACCCCACTTTATATTTACGATTTTGATAAAATTAAAAATAATTATTTAGATTTAAAAGAAGCATTTAGAGCAAGAAAATCTTTAATTTGTTATGCTGTTAAGGCAAATTCAAATTTGAGCATTTTAAAGCTTTTAGCAGATCTTGGAAGTGGTTTTGACTGCGTTAGTTTTAACGAAGTTAAGAAAGCTTTAATAGCTGGAGCAAGCAGATATAAAATAATATTTTCTGGTGTTGGAAAAACTGATGATGAGATAGAAAATGCCTTAAAAGAAGACATTTTAATGTTAAATATTGAAAGCTTTGAAGAGCTTTTAAATGTTGAAAAAATAGCAAAGAGTTTAAATTTAAAAGCTAGAATTAGCGTTAGAGTAAATCCAAATATTAATCCTAAAACCCATCCTTATATTTCAACTGGACTTAAAGAAAATAAATTTGGTGTTAGCATAAACGAGGCTAGGAAAATTTACATTTATGCTAAAAAAAGTGAATTTTTAGAAAGTATTGGAATTCACTTCCATATTGGATCGCAACTAAGTGATGCTACTCCGATTTTAGAATCAGCAAAACTTGTATCGAACCTAATGCGAGAGTTAAAAGCTTTGGAAATTGATATTAAATTTTTTGATATTGGTGGGGGAATTGGCATAAAATATACTGATGAAAAAACTATAAATTTATATGAGTATGCTCAAGGAGTTTTAAAAGCATTAGATGGGCAAGACTGTACGATTGTTTGTGAGCCTGGAAGAAGTATTGTAGCAAATGCAGGTGAAATGCTTGTAAAAGTTTTATATAAAAAAGAAAACGATGGTAAGAACTTTTTAATTGTAGATGGTGCTATGAATGACCTTCTAAGACCAAGCTTATATAATGCATTTCATAATATTGTTTCTTTAAAAGATAGCCAAGATTTGGTAAATTTTGACATAGTAGGACCAATTTGTGAAAGTGGTGATTTTTTAGGAAAAGATAGATATTTACCAAATTTAGATAAAGGTGATTTGCTTGTTGTAAAAGATGTGGGAGCTTATGGTTTTTCAATGTCAAGTAACTATAACTCAAGGTTAAAACCTGCTGAAGTTGCTTTGATAAATGGTGAAGCAAAACTCATTAGAAAAAGACAAAGCTTTGAAGATTTGATAAAAGATGAAAGAGTTTAA